The following proteins are encoded in a genomic region of Diadema setosum chromosome 10, eeDiaSeto1, whole genome shotgun sequence:
- the LOC140233826 gene encoding echinoidin-like, producing the protein MYAVAALTLLLLGTVAEATEVAAGSRCPPLWTGFKGNCYRYFNRLNQWYNSELFCRSFSVPPSGSGQGAFGHLVSIHSREEQDFVCQLFRTSSEYQADKNMWIGLKDFRDEGNFTWSDGTKFDYTDWSVGSSDGTNAGGDNCVAVKRGTLEKNWNVVPCGESRNVEHIVCKLPMW; encoded by the exons ATGTACGCAGTCGCTGCTCTTACCCTTCTTCTCTTGGGAACGGTGGCCGAAGCGACCGAGGTGGCTGCTGGCTCTCGATGCCCACCACTCTGGACCGGCTTCAAAGGCAACTGCTACAG ATATTTCAACAGACTCAACCAGTGGTATAATAGCGAGCTGTTTTGTCGAAGTTTCAGTGTACCTCCCAGCGGGTCAGGACAGGGGGCTTTTGGCCATCTCGTGTCCATCCATTCACGAGAGGAACAGGATTTCGTCTGCCAGCTCTTCAGAACAAGCTCAGAGTATCAG GCAGATAAAAATATGTGGATAGGGTTAAAAGACTTTCGCGACGAAGGCAACTTCACCTGGAGCGACGGCACGAAATTTGATTACACCGACTGGTCAGTCGGCAGCTCCGATGGGACCAATGCTGGGGGCGATAACTGCGTGGCTGTGAAGCGTGGAACTCTCGAGAAAAATTGGAATGTCGTTCCTTGCGGGGAGAGCAGAAATGTTGAACACATCGTCTGCAAGTTACCTATGTGGTAG